From a region of the Candidatus Rhabdochlamydia porcellionis genome:
- a CDS encoding tetratricopeptide repeat protein, which produces MTIDPSHKTLCINQVSSQEFLKGKLSHIPILGNIVNRMQIKKAEKAEEFLNKGIEYFNNHELQLAEKCFIKYTNYNLNCNPKGLYILGKIYNEVDQEKGMKYLIKAAKNNHLESCLDLAKICEQKGNQDKKYSKKAIKYYEKAEKLGSKRASLALGYIYLYGDLTEKNLDRALDSFGKAGSLRSGLADEIYSWKNRALDSQEKYFYLAEIFIDCIKLETKDSLKKLYIREAVSYYEIAGSSGCIEAYLRLSPIYFYGIDIEKNIKKTIDYLEKAVKLGSSVAFSRLRTIYAQLADTHFEKKEFQHAINYYEKAAEKLHPHAWKRLKELQSTQILQKKYLEQYFDCDKITSL; this is translated from the coding sequence ATGACCATTGATCCATCCCATAAAACACTTTGTATTAACCAAGTATCATCTCAAGAATTTCTAAAAGGGAAACTGTCTCATATTCCTATATTGGGAAATATCGTAAACCGAATGCAGATAAAAAAAGCGGAAAAAGCAGAGGAATTCCTAAATAAAGGAATAGAATATTTTAACAATCATGAACTTCAACTAGCTGAAAAATGTTTTATTAAATATACAAATTATAACCTGAACTGTAACCCAAAAGGACTGTACATCCTTGGTAAAATCTACAACGAAGTTGATCAAGAAAAAGGGATGAAATACTTGATCAAAGCAGCTAAAAACAATCACCTAGAGTCTTGTTTAGACTTAGCTAAAATATGCGAGCAGAAAGGAAATCAAGATAAAAAATATAGCAAAAAAGCAATTAAGTATTATGAAAAAGCAGAAAAATTAGGATCTAAGAGAGCTAGCTTAGCCTTAGGATATATTTATCTCTATGGGGACTTAACAGAAAAAAATTTAGATAGAGCACTTGACTCATTTGGAAAAGCTGGATCTCTACGCTCTGGTTTAGCAGATGAAATTTATTCTTGGAAAAACAGGGCATTAGATTCTCAAGAAAAGTATTTTTATCTTGCAGAGATTTTTATAGACTGTATTAAGTTAGAAACAAAAGATTCCTTAAAAAAACTATATATCCGTGAAGCGGTTAGCTATTATGAAATTGCTGGGAGTTCGGGTTGCATAGAAGCCTACTTAAGACTTAGTCCTATCTATTTTTACGGCATAGATATAGAAAAAAATATAAAAAAAACAATTGATTATCTTGAAAAGGCCGTAAAGCTTGGCTCTTCTGTAGCCTTTTCTCGTCTTAGAACTATATATGCTCAGTTAGCTGATACTCATTTTGAAAAAAAAGAGTTTCAACATGCGATTAACTATTACGAAAAAGCTGCAGAAAAACTTCATCCCCACGCTTGGAAGCGTTTAAAGGAATTGCAGTCAACCCAAATTCTGCAAAAAAAATACTTAGAACAATACTTTGACTGTGATAAAATCACTTCTTTATAG